The proteins below are encoded in one region of Ferrimicrobium sp.:
- a CDS encoding G1 family glutamic endopeptidase, with translation FDFGDANFYGSTYTYGLTGLSGAHPLNAPIVAIIPTPNGKGYWLISKDGGVFDFGDANFYGSTYTYGLTGLSGAHPLNAPIVAIIPTPNGKGYWLISKDGGVFDFGDANFYGSTYTYGLTGLSGAHPLAAPIVGMAAVPNGGGYWLVAADGGVFDFGDANFHGSLGAQKISAPIVAIAVAGQSKPTISTTALPGAIVGQPYTDSIDVTGGDGPVTVTATGLPSGLTLTPNGTLEGTPDTAGLAFITVTATDTQGTTSKSIELSVTNPLQGQLASATPQASSNWAGYYVEPGSFDAITGTFTVPSLSANQPAYCDSGQTTPGCSLSEWVGIDGATNTSLIQAGVELTPQGAGSTYQIYPWWEILPNVQTNVNSLSVNSGNQVTVNIFKTMNANNWEIQIINDTTGASFTTTQPYSGPGASAEWIAEAPSTTSDTILEVPTLNTPVSFTNLGIGATGSISDEVQTYLCQVLPVQPGTLTNDSFQITQLSGAAESGPCSNGAFLNATAVLHE, from the coding sequence TTTGATTTTGGCGACGCGAACTTCTATGGCTCCACCTACACCTACGGACTCACTGGCCTTAGTGGGGCGCATCCACTGAATGCCCCGATCGTTGCGATCATCCCAACGCCGAACGGCAAGGGGTATTGGCTGATCTCCAAAGATGGTGGGGTCTTTGATTTTGGCGACGCGAACTTCTATGGCTCCACCTACACCTACGGACTCACTGGCCTTAGTGGGGCGCATCCACTGAATGCCCCGATCGTTGCGATCATCCCAACGCCGAACGGCAAGGGGTATTGGCTGATCTCCAAAGATGGTGGGGTCTTTGATTTTGGCGACGCGAACTTCTATGGCTCCACCTACACCTACGGACTCACTGGCCTTAGTGGGGCGCATCCACTCGCTGCCCCGATCGTGGGGATGGCCGCGGTCCCGAACGGCGGGGGTTATTGGCTCGTGGCGGCCGATGGTGGGGTCTTTGATTTTGGCGACGCGAACTTCCATGGAAGCCTCGGTGCACAGAAAATCTCCGCTCCAATCGTCGCTATCGCCGTCGCCGGGCAATCCAAGCCCACCATATCCACGACAGCTCTACCTGGTGCAATCGTCGGTCAGCCCTATACCGATTCAATCGACGTAACCGGCGGGGATGGCCCCGTAACAGTCACAGCCACTGGCCTGCCATCGGGCCTCACGCTCACTCCGAATGGCACGCTCGAAGGGACACCGGACACCGCCGGGTTGGCATTCATTACAGTTACCGCCACCGATACTCAAGGTACCACCTCCAAATCGATTGAACTCTCCGTCACCAATCCCCTCCAGGGGCAGTTGGCGAGCGCCACCCCACAGGCATCCTCCAACTGGGCTGGCTACTACGTCGAACCCGGTAGTTTCGACGCCATCACTGGCACCTTTACGGTGCCCTCGCTCTCGGCGAATCAGCCAGCGTACTGCGACAGCGGCCAGACAACCCCTGGCTGTTCGCTCTCGGAGTGGGTGGGAATCGATGGAGCAACCAACACTTCGCTCATTCAAGCTGGTGTTGAGCTGACACCGCAAGGTGCTGGTTCTACCTATCAGATCTACCCATGGTGGGAGATTTTGCCCAACGTCCAGACCAATGTCAATTCCCTCTCTGTCAACTCCGGCAACCAGGTCACCGTGAATATCTTTAAGACCATGAACGCGAACAACTGGGAGATTCAGATCATCAATGACACCACCGGTGCGAGCTTCACCACGACGCAACCCTACAGCGGTCCTGGCGCATCGGCCGAATGGATCGCCGAGGCACCCTCGACCACGAGTGACACCATCCTTGAGGTTCCTACGCTGAACACTCCTGTCAGCTTCACCAACCTTGGCATAGGCGCCACTGGCTCAATCTCGGATGAGGTGCAGACCTATCTCTGTCAGGTACTTCCCGTCCAGCCAGGGACGCTCACCAATGACAGCTTCCAGATCACGCAACTCTCCGGTGCCGCCGAGAGCGGTCCTTGTTCCAACGGAGCATTCTTGAATGCTACCGCTGTGCTTCACGAGTAG
- a CDS encoding 3-hydroxyacyl-CoA dehydrogenase, protein MKSFSHVMVAGLGVLGAQIAYQVAYSGANVTGYDINAKALDDGRHRLEQLRDRYARNPGSHNPDDAQLALDRIKLTSDLTEAASSAELVIEAVPENLELKRNFYQQLAPLLSPTTVIATNTSTLLPSDLAESTGRPDKFLALHFANEVWLHNTAEVMGTSATDPTIYQRVVQFATEIGMVPIEIKKEQAGYLLNSLLVPWLQAASSLLMRGIAEPEMIDMTWRTATGAPSGPFQIFDVIGIRTAYAVSIAGDQTQQEFAAYLKEHLLDQGKFGKESGEGFYRYPPKTQDSPSS, encoded by the coding sequence ATGAAGTCGTTCTCCCACGTGATGGTCGCCGGTCTTGGAGTATTAGGTGCACAGATCGCCTACCAGGTTGCCTATTCGGGTGCGAACGTTACTGGCTATGACATCAACGCCAAAGCCCTGGATGATGGTCGACACCGTCTTGAGCAGCTGCGCGATCGCTACGCTCGTAACCCCGGCTCGCATAACCCCGACGACGCCCAACTTGCACTCGACCGGATCAAGCTCACGAGCGATCTCACCGAGGCCGCATCCAGTGCCGAACTGGTGATAGAGGCTGTTCCTGAGAATCTGGAACTCAAACGCAATTTCTACCAGCAACTTGCCCCGCTCCTCTCGCCTACGACCGTCATTGCGACCAACACCTCGACGCTGTTGCCAAGTGACCTTGCCGAATCGACGGGGCGGCCTGATAAGTTCCTCGCGTTGCATTTTGCCAACGAGGTCTGGCTTCACAATACGGCCGAGGTCATGGGGACATCGGCGACCGATCCGACCATCTATCAACGAGTTGTCCAGTTTGCCACCGAGATCGGGATGGTTCCCATCGAGATCAAAAAGGAGCAGGCTGGCTATCTCCTCAACTCATTGCTCGTCCCCTGGCTACAAGCTGCCAGCAGTCTCTTGATGCGGGGCATCGCCGAACCCGAGATGATCGACATGACCTGGCGAACCGCGACCGGTGCGCCAAGCGGACCCTTCCAGATCTTTGATGTGATCGGCATCCGAACCGCCTACGCCGTCTCGATCGCCGGTGATCAGACTCAACAAGAGTTTGCTGCCTATCTGAAGGAACACCTCCTCGATCAGGGAAAATTTGGGAAGGAGTCGGGGGAAGGTTTCTACCGTTATCCTCCAAAGACCCAAGATTCACCGAGTTCCTAG
- a CDS encoding class I SAM-dependent methyltransferase, translating into MPEPRHARRVDHHYLTDHAYVDSSRLGARIAIYDYQSPKIDLEDEVRIACGPVQGLRVLDVGSGNGRHGRTLTHAGAHVLATDLSKGMLDSVEGVWARAQSDAEALPVATGSVDRVLAAHMLYHLRHPQRAIEEFARVLNADGRLIVTSNTESHLIEARLLWDELLDNYGLDTANSDLSLMNLELPTDRLLADVQQHFVDVDYHLLSSSIILTEPAALANYAASTTAAITTNELGYDLLPAFGERIREHIECDGEYRLTTQVILITATAKRTSIVSE; encoded by the coding sequence GTGCCTGAACCGCGCCATGCCCGTCGAGTCGATCATCACTACTTGACCGACCATGCGTATGTGGATTCGAGTCGACTTGGGGCCAGGATCGCCATCTATGACTATCAGAGCCCAAAAATCGACCTCGAGGACGAGGTACGTATCGCTTGCGGCCCAGTTCAAGGTCTCCGCGTCCTTGACGTAGGCAGTGGTAACGGACGTCATGGGCGGACCCTTACCCATGCCGGTGCTCATGTACTTGCCACCGACCTCTCGAAGGGAATGCTCGACAGTGTGGAGGGTGTCTGGGCCAGAGCTCAGTCCGATGCAGAGGCGCTACCCGTCGCAACTGGCTCCGTTGACCGAGTGCTCGCCGCCCATATGCTCTACCATCTTCGCCACCCCCAACGCGCCATCGAAGAGTTTGCACGAGTTCTCAACGCAGATGGACGACTAATCGTCACCTCGAATACCGAATCGCACCTCATCGAAGCACGGCTGCTCTGGGACGAGCTCCTCGACAACTACGGGCTTGACACGGCCAATTCGGATCTGTCACTGATGAACCTTGAGCTGCCAACTGATCGCCTGTTGGCAGACGTCCAGCAGCATTTTGTAGACGTCGATTATCACCTTTTGAGCAGCTCCATCATCCTAACGGAGCCAGCAGCGCTCGCCAATTACGCCGCCTCGACAACGGCAGCGATCACGACCAATGAACTCGGGTACGACCTCTTGCCAGCCTTCGGTGAACGGATTCGCGAACACATCGAATGCGACGGTGAGTACCGGCTGACCACCCAGGTCATTCTCATCACCGCGACTGCAAAGCGAACGTCCATCGTCTCGGAATAA
- a CDS encoding ABC transporter ATP-binding protein: MILELNSINTYYDRSHVLQGVSLSIEAGEVVGLLGRNGAGKTTTLRSVTGLTPPRSGTVSFEGTQIQGKPAYRIASMGVGLVPSGRRVFGDLTVRQNLVLAAKAARKSETAWDIDRVVAAFPKLAMLMDRRAGVLSGGEAQMVKLGRALLGNPKLLLLDEPSEGLAPTIVEEVGRQLHELKNLGMSMLISEQNMGFALSIIDRGYVLEKGRIRLEATAVDLRSSDEARHLLGV, translated from the coding sequence GTGATCTTAGAGCTGAACTCCATCAACACCTACTATGACCGCAGCCATGTCTTACAAGGTGTCTCCCTCTCGATCGAGGCGGGTGAAGTGGTCGGACTCTTAGGTCGTAATGGGGCAGGTAAGACGACGACACTTCGTAGTGTGACAGGTCTGACACCTCCTCGCTCGGGAACGGTGAGTTTTGAAGGCACCCAGATCCAGGGTAAGCCAGCGTATCGGATCGCGAGTATGGGGGTTGGACTGGTCCCGAGTGGGAGACGGGTCTTTGGAGATCTCACGGTCCGACAGAACTTGGTGTTGGCCGCTAAGGCCGCGCGCAAGAGCGAGACCGCATGGGATATCGACCGCGTCGTCGCAGCCTTTCCAAAGCTTGCAATGCTGATGGATCGTCGGGCTGGCGTGCTCTCGGGTGGCGAGGCGCAGATGGTGAAGTTGGGGAGGGCCCTGCTCGGCAACCCGAAGCTTCTACTCCTCGATGAGCCCTCTGAAGGCCTTGCCCCTACCATTGTGGAAGAGGTCGGGCGACAGCTTCATGAACTCAAGAACCTTGGCATGTCGATGCTGATCAGTGAACAGAATATGGGTTTTGCCCTCTCCATCATCGACCGAGGCTATGTCCTTGAGAAGGGGAGGATCCGTCTTGAGGCAACGGCCGTTGATCTCCGCTCCAGTGATGAGGCGCGTCATCTGCTTGGTGTCTAG
- a CDS encoding ABC transporter ATP-binding protein: MTTPLVTEPLMRRGVTEMAEPILAVESLVKEFDGFRAVDGVSFAVMPGEIRAVIGPNGAGKSTLFSLIIGELRPTSGKVTLDGRDITGLSTHKLMMRGLGCAFQATNVFWRLSVRECLEVAVTSRRRHSEKLFGKFAQDVDDEVASLLDQVGLSGLAQATSRDLSHGDQRALEVALALAMKPKVLLLDEPTAGMSPSETSRAVNLVRELVETNGITVLIVEHDVSVVFSLADVVTVMHQGQTIAEGPPDEIRKNPTVVEVYLGTSEFSKGLS, from the coding sequence ATGACAACACCGTTGGTGACAGAGCCGTTGATGAGAAGGGGGGTGACTGAGATGGCGGAACCGATCCTTGCCGTGGAATCCCTCGTCAAAGAGTTTGACGGTTTTCGAGCGGTTGATGGCGTTTCGTTCGCAGTCATGCCTGGTGAGATCCGCGCTGTTATTGGGCCAAATGGGGCCGGGAAGTCGACGCTATTTTCCCTGATCATCGGTGAGTTGCGTCCAACATCGGGAAAAGTCACACTCGATGGACGTGACATCACGGGTCTGTCAACCCACAAGCTGATGATGCGTGGACTCGGTTGTGCCTTTCAAGCCACCAATGTCTTTTGGCGATTGAGCGTGCGTGAGTGCCTTGAGGTCGCGGTCACGTCGCGGCGGCGACACTCCGAGAAGCTCTTTGGCAAGTTTGCTCAAGACGTCGATGATGAAGTGGCCTCTCTCCTTGATCAGGTGGGACTGTCAGGGCTCGCGCAGGCAACCTCGCGTGATCTCTCCCATGGTGACCAGCGCGCCTTGGAGGTCGCCTTGGCGTTGGCAATGAAACCCAAGGTGTTGTTACTTGACGAGCCAACGGCAGGGATGTCTCCCTCGGAGACTTCGCGAGCGGTGAACTTGGTCAGAGAACTTGTGGAGACGAACGGGATTACGGTGCTCATTGTGGAACATGATGTCAGCGTTGTCTTCTCGCTCGCCGATGTCGTGACGGTCATGCACCAGGGCCAGACGATTGCCGAGGGGCCGCCGGATGAGATCCGCAAGAACCCAACCGTAGTTGAGGTGTATCTGGGTACATCTGAGTTTAGTAAGGGGCTTTCGTGA
- a CDS encoding branched-chain amino acid ABC transporter permease, translated as MAIVRSRKPAVPAGDLAGPVKADRGPLVWALIGIGLLIIATFVLSSGQISILESVLIMAVFAVSTNIVVGYSGLVTFGQSLFYGVGAYTLALGWYHYKLPFWMLFILAPILGAIAAVPVGLIALRTRRWFFALVTLAFTQLVHTIVEQAYSYTQGATGIFGNMVPQNISGVTSGYLFIAVIAVIAIAIMYFIMVSPFGVTLKSIRENRRRAAAVGVNVYKHQLIGFVISGAGAGIAGALLVVQNSSAYPHLFNWLEAGNPLLAALVGGIGSFMGPVIGAVIFEVGKLEISQYTSQWELVLGIVLVGVVLLAPDGLIGLGGPIKRFVLTRLGRRAPVHEDAEGLAAHDVFDEKIFDDNTVGDRAVDEKGGD; from the coding sequence ATGGCGATTGTTCGATCACGCAAGCCAGCGGTTCCAGCAGGTGACCTTGCTGGACCGGTCAAGGCCGATCGGGGGCCCTTGGTCTGGGCCCTCATTGGGATTGGCCTGTTAATCATCGCTACCTTTGTGCTCAGCTCAGGGCAGATCTCGATCTTGGAGTCGGTGCTCATCATGGCGGTGTTTGCCGTGTCTACCAATATCGTCGTCGGCTACAGCGGGCTGGTGACCTTTGGGCAGTCTCTGTTCTATGGAGTCGGTGCCTATACCCTTGCTCTCGGCTGGTATCACTACAAGTTACCGTTCTGGATGCTCTTCATTCTTGCCCCCATTCTGGGGGCGATAGCGGCTGTTCCGGTTGGTCTCATTGCGCTGCGTACACGACGGTGGTTCTTCGCACTGGTGACCTTGGCCTTCACGCAGCTCGTGCACACCATCGTCGAACAGGCCTACAGCTATACCCAGGGAGCGACGGGGATCTTTGGGAATATGGTGCCACAGAATATCTCTGGGGTGACCTCTGGCTACCTCTTCATCGCGGTCATCGCGGTCATCGCGATAGCGATCATGTACTTCATCATGGTCTCTCCCTTTGGCGTGACGCTGAAGTCGATTCGCGAGAACCGGCGGAGAGCGGCTGCGGTGGGGGTCAATGTCTATAAGCACCAGCTGATCGGTTTTGTGATCTCTGGCGCTGGCGCGGGGATCGCTGGAGCACTGTTAGTCGTCCAAAACTCATCGGCATATCCACACCTGTTCAACTGGCTTGAGGCGGGCAACCCGCTGCTGGCAGCCTTAGTTGGAGGCATCGGGAGTTTTATGGGCCCGGTCATCGGGGCTGTCATCTTCGAGGTCGGCAAGCTTGAGATCAGCCAATATACCTCGCAGTGGGAGTTGGTGCTCGGAATCGTGCTCGTCGGTGTCGTCCTGCTTGCCCCAGACGGGCTCATTGGACTAGGGGGCCCGATCAAACGGTTCGTGTTGACCAGGCTTGGGCGCAGGGCTCCTGTCCACGAAGATGCCGAGGGGTTAGCTGCGCATGACGTCTTCGATGAGAAGATCTTCGATGACAACACCGTTGGTGACAGAGCCGTTGATGAGAAGGGGGGTGACTGA
- a CDS encoding branched-chain amino acid ABC transporter permease, with product MLVTILTGLAEAGTLFLVGAGLTLIFGSLRLINVAHGSFYMYSAFVVSTVVGASSSELHFWGALIIAPLVIAALGVLVEVTVMRRLYRREHLSQMLATFGLFYVFADLGLLIWGSSDRTVSAAPSVAGSLSVFGQSFPKYSVVIIVVALAVGFVMFALLRFTTLGWKIRAAVEDNELLASTGVNVSRIYLFVFTFGALLAGIAGAIAAPQISISAGLDQSILIDAFIISVIGGLGSISGAAVAAVLIGLVDAFGARYLPSLAPISVYVVMIVVLVVRPSGIFGRAGTGD from the coding sequence GTGTTGGTTACCATCTTGACCGGACTTGCTGAGGCTGGGACCCTGTTCCTCGTTGGTGCGGGACTGACGCTGATCTTTGGTTCGCTTCGTCTCATCAATGTTGCTCATGGCAGCTTCTACATGTATTCGGCGTTTGTCGTCTCTACCGTGGTCGGGGCGTCAAGCTCCGAGTTGCACTTTTGGGGTGCGTTGATTATCGCGCCCCTGGTGATTGCCGCGTTAGGTGTTCTCGTCGAGGTCACGGTCATGCGACGCCTTTATCGTCGTGAACATCTCTCGCAGATGCTGGCGACCTTTGGGTTGTTCTATGTCTTTGCAGACCTCGGTCTCCTGATCTGGGGATCTTCGGACCGTACCGTGTCGGCTGCACCGTCGGTTGCGGGCAGTCTCTCCGTCTTTGGGCAGTCGTTTCCGAAGTACTCGGTGGTCATTATCGTGGTCGCGCTCGCGGTGGGTTTTGTGATGTTTGCGCTGTTGCGCTTCACGACGCTCGGGTGGAAGATCCGAGCCGCTGTGGAGGACAACGAGTTGTTGGCCTCGACTGGGGTAAACGTCTCGCGGATCTACCTCTTTGTCTTCACCTTTGGAGCCCTTCTCGCCGGGATCGCTGGTGCAATCGCCGCTCCGCAGATCTCGATCTCGGCAGGCCTCGATCAGTCCATTCTCATCGACGCCTTCATTATTTCGGTCATCGGCGGCCTGGGTTCGATCTCGGGTGCTGCGGTGGCTGCTGTCTTGATCGGACTCGTGGACGCGTTTGGTGCCCGTTATCTGCCCTCCCTCGCTCCTATCAGCGTCTATGTCGTGATGATTGTGGTGCTGGTCGTGCGGCCGAGTGGCATCTTTGGCCGTGCCGGAACAGGAGACTAA
- a CDS encoding ABC transporter substrate-binding protein, with the protein MTKKFKKSRQRVVAIAGVAMAAALLAACGSSSSSSSTSSSSSKSKFTGTVTIGVDTATSGFFGESGVDGDDGITMAVNAINKSGGLLGKKVLVDFRNDNASVPTAISNTQSLIQDDHVSALFGASTSSTVGAMESLATKYQLPLMIWNGNDIATVTTDYSKYAFQLQPNTYMEPLGAAQYLSKLPYRRYYFITPDYSFGRDDIDSFQASMKSLGIKLDNLGTSYTQIGQPSFTSAISAALATHPQMIFLGIFGGDEVTFIKQAESYNLFSKTAVFGPTGTDTLLALGKATPTKNLYLNDRAPFFAIKTAAMKTFTNQFHTLYGSWPSEWGVLGYSAVQSWAQGVEKAKSFTGNAVSAALKGDTVHTLKGSFQFQACDNQAVVPDYFGKVASTVSAKYGFPLLTDLFVSSPTKTLMSCSEALKLRG; encoded by the coding sequence ATGACGAAGAAGTTCAAGAAGTCACGCCAACGCGTCGTTGCAATCGCTGGTGTAGCCATGGCAGCAGCGCTGCTCGCCGCTTGCGGTTCGAGCAGCTCCAGTAGCTCGACAAGCTCATCGAGTTCGAAGAGCAAGTTCACTGGGACGGTCACCATTGGTGTCGATACCGCGACCAGTGGATTCTTTGGAGAGTCCGGTGTCGATGGTGATGATGGCATTACGATGGCGGTGAACGCGATCAATAAGAGCGGCGGTCTCCTCGGCAAGAAGGTGTTGGTCGATTTTCGTAACGATAACGCATCGGTACCAACGGCCATCTCAAATACCCAGAGCCTTATTCAGGATGACCATGTGTCCGCACTCTTTGGCGCGTCTACCAGTTCAACCGTCGGCGCCATGGAATCGTTGGCAACAAAATATCAATTACCATTGATGATCTGGAATGGTAACGATATCGCGACCGTGACCACCGATTATTCAAAGTATGCATTCCAATTGCAGCCGAATACCTACATGGAGCCGTTGGGTGCTGCGCAGTACTTATCGAAATTGCCCTACCGCCGGTACTACTTCATCACTCCTGATTATTCTTTTGGCCGTGACGACATTGATTCGTTCCAGGCCTCGATGAAGAGTCTTGGTATCAAGCTCGATAACCTTGGAACGAGTTATACCCAGATCGGTCAACCGAGCTTTACCTCCGCGATCTCCGCTGCGTTAGCCACACATCCGCAGATGATCTTCCTGGGGATCTTCGGTGGAGATGAGGTCACGTTCATCAAACAGGCGGAGAGCTACAATCTCTTCTCGAAGACAGCGGTGTTTGGCCCAACGGGTACCGATACGCTGCTGGCCTTGGGCAAGGCAACGCCGACGAAGAATCTTTACCTCAACGACCGAGCTCCGTTCTTCGCTATTAAGACGGCAGCGATGAAGACCTTTACCAATCAGTTTCATACCCTGTATGGCTCGTGGCCCTCAGAGTGGGGCGTGTTGGGGTACTCGGCGGTGCAGAGCTGGGCGCAGGGGGTAGAGAAGGCAAAGTCCTTTACCGGCAATGCGGTCTCGGCGGCGTTGAAAGGTGATACGGTCCATACCCTCAAAGGTAGCTTCCAGTTCCAGGCCTGTGATAACCAGGCGGTCGTACCGGATTACTTTGGGAAGGTGGCCAGTACCGTCTCGGCAAAGTACGGTTTCCCGTTGCTGACCGACCTGTTCGTGTCGAGCCCAACCAAGACCCTGATGTCCTGTTCAGAGGCGCTCAAGCTTCGAGGTTAA
- a CDS encoding TetR family transcriptional regulator gives MESSDKGNPRREQLTEQATEYLKANGLASLTYRKLADELGVAPNTLEHHFGTKDKLLEQLLARFADEQRGGLQATLREEDAGPELASRYVRAAMVDISNPDNEGATQLFFELVGASMRERDLYGEFLSHAMNDWIDFISVFLVERTGVPEDRARVVAHLILATVRGIILSRAMVKAEEYPLVDEAGSLLGPLIESLIRAEAGTP, from the coding sequence ATGGAATCTAGTGACAAAGGTAACCCTCGGCGCGAGCAGTTGACAGAACAGGCGACCGAGTATCTGAAGGCTAACGGCCTTGCGTCATTGACGTATAGGAAGCTCGCTGATGAGCTCGGCGTGGCACCGAACACACTCGAACATCACTTTGGCACCAAGGACAAGCTACTCGAGCAGTTGCTTGCACGTTTCGCAGACGAACAACGCGGTGGGTTGCAAGCGACGTTGCGGGAAGAAGACGCCGGGCCCGAACTCGCATCGCGTTATGTGCGAGCTGCGATGGTGGACATCTCAAACCCTGACAATGAAGGCGCCACTCAGCTTTTCTTTGAGCTCGTCGGGGCGAGCATGCGAGAGCGCGACCTCTACGGCGAGTTTCTCTCTCACGCCATGAATGACTGGATCGACTTTATCTCAGTGTTTCTGGTTGAGCGCACTGGGGTCCCAGAGGATCGGGCTCGGGTCGTTGCTCATCTGATTTTGGCTACAGTCAGGGGAATTATATTGAGTCGCGCCATGGTGAAAGCCGAAGAGTACCCCCTGGTTGATGAGGCTGGGAGTCTATTGGGGCCGCTCATCGAGAGCTTGATCCGGGCTGAGGCTGGGACGCCCTGA
- the purF gene encoding amidophosphoribosyltransferase, translated as MIEDPQNDNSEHDQLERDHPEEACGVFGISLPGEAVSYLTFDGIYALQHRGQESAGMAVADNGEITVVKNLGLVSAVFDDSTLASLPGGMAIGHTRYATAGDRSWHNAQPIFRASGEYGVAVAHNGNLTNSYELADRLFDTIARQPSDTEIIAQLISVSVARSRPASVHDYADAVRGALVELRGAYSLAMLDGDRIIGARDPDGFRPLCLGTIAPNGWVIASESPALDVIGAEFVREIEPGEVVIIDADGAHSFPSPEASPSHLCIFEFVYFARPDTKLLGKEVHGTRRAMGEYLAHTLPVAADMVMGVPDSGVPAAEGYALASGIPYGQGLVKNRYIGRTFINPGIKSRQDAIRRKLNVLEENVRGKRVVVVDDSIVRGSTTKSIVRLLKQAGAAEVHLRISSPPYRWPCFYGIDTPNRPDLIAANHSVEEITEILGADSLAYLQLGDLRKAIGTPEGFCDACLTGSYPVELSTHLAGQQVL; from the coding sequence GTGATCGAAGATCCCCAGAACGACAATTCGGAGCACGATCAACTTGAACGTGATCATCCGGAGGAGGCTTGTGGGGTCTTTGGTATCTCACTGCCAGGTGAAGCCGTCTCTTACTTAACCTTTGACGGCATCTACGCGCTCCAGCACCGTGGTCAGGAGTCCGCCGGCATGGCGGTCGCTGACAACGGCGAGATCACCGTGGTCAAGAACCTCGGCCTCGTCAGTGCGGTCTTTGATGACTCGACACTCGCCTCCTTGCCGGGAGGCATGGCGATCGGACACACCCGTTATGCCACCGCCGGGGACCGTAGCTGGCATAACGCACAACCCATTTTCCGTGCCAGCGGTGAGTATGGCGTCGCTGTTGCGCATAACGGCAACCTCACGAACTCCTATGAGCTCGCAGATCGTCTCTTCGACACCATCGCTCGGCAACCCTCCGACACCGAAATCATCGCACAACTCATCTCGGTCTCCGTTGCGCGATCACGGCCGGCTTCGGTCCACGACTATGCGGATGCGGTACGCGGAGCCCTCGTCGAACTGCGTGGCGCCTACTCCCTTGCCATGCTCGATGGCGATCGGATCATCGGTGCACGCGACCCCGATGGTTTTCGACCCCTTTGCCTCGGCACCATTGCACCGAATGGATGGGTCATCGCCTCGGAGTCCCCGGCCCTTGACGTCATTGGCGCTGAGTTCGTTCGTGAGATCGAGCCAGGCGAGGTCGTGATCATCGACGCAGATGGCGCCCACAGTTTCCCCTCGCCAGAGGCTTCGCCCTCTCACCTTTGCATCTTTGAGTTCGTCTACTTTGCTCGTCCCGACACCAAGCTCCTCGGCAAGGAGGTGCACGGCACTCGACGGGCGATGGGCGAGTATCTCGCTCACACCCTTCCAGTCGCCGCGGACATGGTGATGGGTGTCCCTGACTCAGGAGTGCCTGCCGCCGAGGGCTACGCACTCGCCTCTGGCATTCCCTACGGTCAAGGGCTGGTGAAGAACCGCTACATAGGACGGACCTTTATCAACCCAGGTATCAAGAGTCGCCAGGACGCGATTCGCCGCAAGCTCAACGTCTTAGAAGAGAACGTACGGGGCAAGCGTGTCGTCGTGGTCGATGACTCCATCGTTCGGGGTTCAACGACCAAGTCGATCGTCCGTCTCTTAAAGCAAGCGGGTGCGGCCGAGGTGCATCTTCGCATCTCCTCGCCACCGTATCGCTGGCCCTGCTTCTACGGGATTGATACACCAAACCGACCCGATCTGATCGCGGCGAACCACAGCGTGGAGGAGATCACCGAGATCCTCGGTGCAGACAGTCTCGCCTATCTCCAACTAGGCGATCTCCGCAAGGCGATTGGCACTCCAGAGGGCTTCTGCGATGCCTGTCTGACGGGTAGCTATCCTGTCGAGCTCAGCACCCATCTCGCCGGTCAACAGGTGCTCTAG